A region of Paralichthys olivaceus isolate ysfri-2021 chromosome 24, ASM2471397v2, whole genome shotgun sequence DNA encodes the following proteins:
- the LOC109640202 gene encoding receptor-type tyrosine-protein phosphatase-like N isoform X4 yields MRSPRLWAALCLLLTASCRLCAAARHGCLFEKRLCPRDLLCNDDGLFGQCHAPHQEPVQYQVSVPVLHKLQEVLKDLMVQGLTWRDEITQAIISRELSHVPTIGSSSKVPEKASKQASRLSGSTQQRVQGPEEPADPEMMQQVVDYMILDPSQSSVHMQTPLLDPYTYHQQQYGYQEEEERSLNSLDDNPAFPLVASRPRSRGNFMDQDRQLLQNLVSFYLTSPSSSSSSSSSSSSSSSPSSSVQSLSRHRGAVAAAAAAAGFPPPLSSSSPSSSSSSSFFPELDFPLDYGEDYVSQMSQLSKQQQQEKTQKDYNTPSGLDEHSLQRLALLLDHYGLDMKDLSPEQKDNVPAALKQLQLDSSYAHKQTKDKYGNDGTGSEITEGSVGQKMVAPEAHPSTVKSPKAEGPQTEMSPAAASNQDKVGKKELAAKAEEYGYIVTNQSVVGPAITFRIRPNSKNLTAGDMAKSAVAEKNFLESETGLKVLQGGVGERNDGKALPLATRVQPGSRWVFATLVAMACMGSILVATMTIACLRHHAHRLAAKKLGLGPEGGSFSHQEYQDLCRQHMASKGAFGRLEAAALGAVGGASGGGAGSAGVGAGAGGAVGSGGADSRVSSVSSQFSDGAQPSPGSHSSTPSWCEEPAQANMDISTGHMILAYMEDHLRNKDRLMKEWEALCSYTAEPSIVSAAQSDANTKKNRCPDSVPYDHSRVKLKEINPSRSDYINASTIIEHDPRMPAYIATQGPLSHTISDFWQMVWENGCTVIVMMTALVEDGEKQCDRYWPDEGSSLYHIYEVNLVSEHIWCNDFLVRSFYLKNVQTQETRTLTQFHFLSWPAQGIPTSTRPLLDFRRKVNKCYRGRSCPIIVHCSDGIGRTGTYILIDMVLNRMAKGVKEIDIAATLEHVRDQRPGMVRTKDQFEFALTAVAEEVNAILKALPQ; encoded by the exons ATGAGGTCTCCGCGGCTCTGGGCGGCTCTGTGCCTCCTCCTCACCGCCTCCTGCCGGCTGTGCGCGGCCGCCCGACACG GTTGCTTGTTTGAGAAGAGGCTCTGTCCCAGAGATCTGCTGTGCAACGATG ATGGTTTGTTCGGACAGTGCCACGCTCCTCATCAGGAGCCCGTCCAGTACCAGGTGTCTGTTCCAGTCCTGCAcaaactccaggaagtcctcaAAGACCTAATGGTGCAAG GTCTGACGTGGAGGGATGAAATCACGCAGGCAATCATTAGCCGAGAGCTGAGTCACGTTCCCACCATCGGCTCCTCCTCTAAAGTTCCAGAGAAAGCATCCAAACA GGCCTCCAGACTGTCGGGCTCCACTCAGCAGAGGGTTCAGGGGCCCGAGGAACCAGCCGACCCTGAGATGATGCAACAGGTTGTGGACTACATGATCCTGGATCCCTCCCAGTCCTCCGTGCACATGCAGACGCCCCTGCTGGACCCGTACACCTACCACCAG cagcagtaTGGTTaccaagaggaggaggaacgcTCCCTCAACTCTCTGGATGATAATCCAGCCTTCCCACTTGTCGCCTCTCGCCCCAGATCCAGAGGAAACTTTATGGACCAAGACCGTCAGCTTCTCCAAAACCTTGTGTCCTTTTACCTtacctccccttcctcctcctcctcctcctcttcttcttcgtcctcctcctcctctccgtcctcTTCCGTGCAGTCCCTCTCCCGTCACAGGggagcagtggcagcagcagcagcagcagcaggtttcccCCCTCcgctttcctcctcctcaccctcatcttcatcctcctcctccttcttcccgGAGCTGGACTTCCCTCTGGACTACGGCGAAGACTACGTCTCCCAGATGTCCCAGCTcagcaagcagcagcagcaggagaagacaCAGAAGGATTACAACACCCCATCAGGACTGGATG AGCACTCTCTGCAGAGACTGGCTCTGCTGCTCGATCACTACGGCCTGGACATGAAGGATCTGTCCCCCGAGCAGAAAGACAACGTGCCTGCCGctctgaagcagctgcagctggacaGCTCCTACgcccacaaacaaaccaaag ATAAATATGGAAACGATGGCACAGGAAGCGAG ATCACAGAGGGTTCAGTGGGCCAAAAGATGGTCGCTCCCGAGGCTCATCCCTCCACCGTCAAGTCCCCCAAAGCAGAGGGGCCCCAGACAGAGATGTCCCCTGCTGCGGCATCCAACCAGGACAAAGTGGGGAAGAAGGAACTGGCAGCCAAGGCAGAGGAGTACGGCTACATCGTCACCAACCAGAG CGTCGTCGGACCTGCCATCACCTTCAGGATCCGGCCCAACTCCAAGAACCTGACAGCTGGAGACATGGCAAAGAGCGCAG TTGCAGAGAAGAACTTCCTGGAGTCAGAGACGGGCCTGAAGGTGCTACAGGGCGGCGTCGGAGAG AGGAATGATGGGAAAGCATTGCCCCTGGCTACCCGAGTCCAGCCCGGGTCCCGCTGGGTGTTCGCCACGCTGGTGGCCATGGCCTGCATGGGCAGCATCCTGGTGGCGACCATGACCATCGCCTGCCTGCGCCACCACGCCCACCGACTGGCGGCGAAGAAGCTCGGCCTGGGACCAGAGGGAGGAAGCTTCAGCCACCAGGAGTACCAG GACCTGTGTCGCCAGCACATGGCCTCCAAAGGTGCCTTCGGACGCTTGGAAGCTGCCGCCCTGGGCGCCGTTGGGGGAGCAAGTGGAGGAGGCGCAGGATCAGCCGGTGTTGGGGCAGGAGCGGGAGGAGCAGTGGGCTCTGGCGGCGCGGACTCGAGGGTGAGCAGCGTGTCATCCCAGTTCAGCGACGGAGCCCAGCCCAGTCCCGGCTCCCACAGCAGCACGCCGTCATGGTGCGAGGAGCCGGCACAGGCCAACATGGACATCTCCACGGGTCACATGATACTG GCCTACATGGAGGACCACCTGAGGAACAAGGACCGTCTGATGAAGGAGTGGGAGGCTCTGTGTTCCTACACGGCGGAGCCCAGCATCGTCTCTGCGGCTCAGAGCGACGCCAACACCAAGAAGAACCGCTGCCCCGACTCTGTGCCCT ATGATCACTCCAGGGTCAAACTGAAAGAGATCAACCCCTCGCGGTCCGACTACATCAACGCCAGCACCATA ATTGAGCACGACCCACGGATGCCGGCCTACATCGCCACCCAGGGCCCCCTGTCGCACACCATCTCTGACTTCTGGCAG ATGGTCTGGGAGAACGGCTGCACCGTGATCGTGATGATGACGGCTCTGGTGGAAGACGGAGAGAAACAGTGTGACCGCTACTGGCCTGATGAAGGCTCGTCCCTCTACCACATCTATGAG GTGAACTTGGTGTCGGAACACATCTGGTGCAACGACTTCTTGGTGAGAAGTTTCTACCTGAAGAACGTGCAGACCCAGGAGACCAGGACGCTCACCCAGTTCCACTTCCTCAGCTGGCCCGCTCAGGGCATCCCCACCTCCACGCGGCCCCTGCTGGACTTCCGCAG GAAAGTGAATAAGTGCTACAGGGGACGATCCTGCCCCATCATCGTGCACTGCAG TGACGGTATAGGCCGGACTGGGACCTACATCCTGATTGACATGGTTCTGAATCGCATGGCCAAAG GGGTGAAAGAGATCGACATCGCTGCGACACTGGAGCACGTCCGCGACCAGAGGCCTGGGATGGTTCGCACCAAG GACCAGTTTGAGTTCGCACTGACCGCCGTCGCAGAGGAGGTCAACGCCATCCTCAAAGCTCTGCCCCAGTGA
- the LOC109640202 gene encoding receptor-type tyrosine-protein phosphatase-like N isoform X2, which produces MRSPRLWAALCLLLTASCRLCAAARHGCLFEKRLCPRDLLCNDDGLFGQCHAPHQEPVQYQVSVPVLHKLQEVLKDLMVQGLTWRDEITQAIISRELSHVPTIGSSSKVPEKASKQASRLSGSTQQRVQGPEEPADPEMMQQVVDYMILDPSQSSVHMQTPLLDPYTYHQQYGYQEEEERSLNSLDDNPAFPLVASRPRSRGNFMDQDRQLLQNLVSFYLTSPSSSSSSSSSSSSSSSPSSSVQSLSRHRGAVAAAAAAAGFPPPLSSSSPSSSSSSSFFPELDFPLDYGEDYVSQMSQLSKQQQQEKTQKDYNTPSGLDEHSLQRLALLLDHYGLDMKDLSPEQKDNVPAALKQLQLDSSYAHKQTKDKYGNDGTGSEITEGSVGQKMVAPEAHPSTVKSPKAEGPQTEMSPAAASNQDKVGKKELAAKAEEYGYIVTNQSPLSLNDGVRLLERLSERMGLSTGSFINISVVGPAITFRIRPNSKNLTAGDMAKSAVAEKNFLESETGLKVLQGGVGERNDGKALPLATRVQPGSRWVFATLVAMACMGSILVATMTIACLRHHAHRLAAKKLGLGPEGGSFSHQEYQDLCRQHMASKGAFGRLEAAALGAVGGASGGGAGSAGVGAGAGGAVGSGGADSRVSSVSSQFSDGAQPSPGSHSSTPSWCEEPAQANMDISTGHMILAYMEDHLRNKDRLMKEWEALCSYTAEPSIVSAAQSDANTKKNRCPDSVPYDHSRVKLKEINPSRSDYINASTIIEHDPRMPAYIATQGPLSHTISDFWQMVWENGCTVIVMMTALVEDGEKQCDRYWPDEGSSLYHIYEVNLVSEHIWCNDFLVRSFYLKNVQTQETRTLTQFHFLSWPAQGIPTSTRPLLDFRRKVNKCYRGRSCPIIVHCSDGIGRTGTYILIDMVLNRMAKGVKEIDIAATLEHVRDQRPGMVRTKDQFEFALTAVAEEVNAILKALPQ; this is translated from the exons ATGAGGTCTCCGCGGCTCTGGGCGGCTCTGTGCCTCCTCCTCACCGCCTCCTGCCGGCTGTGCGCGGCCGCCCGACACG GTTGCTTGTTTGAGAAGAGGCTCTGTCCCAGAGATCTGCTGTGCAACGATG ATGGTTTGTTCGGACAGTGCCACGCTCCTCATCAGGAGCCCGTCCAGTACCAGGTGTCTGTTCCAGTCCTGCAcaaactccaggaagtcctcaAAGACCTAATGGTGCAAG GTCTGACGTGGAGGGATGAAATCACGCAGGCAATCATTAGCCGAGAGCTGAGTCACGTTCCCACCATCGGCTCCTCCTCTAAAGTTCCAGAGAAAGCATCCAAACA GGCCTCCAGACTGTCGGGCTCCACTCAGCAGAGGGTTCAGGGGCCCGAGGAACCAGCCGACCCTGAGATGATGCAACAGGTTGTGGACTACATGATCCTGGATCCCTCCCAGTCCTCCGTGCACATGCAGACGCCCCTGCTGGACCCGTACACCTACCACCAG cagtaTGGTTaccaagaggaggaggaacgcTCCCTCAACTCTCTGGATGATAATCCAGCCTTCCCACTTGTCGCCTCTCGCCCCAGATCCAGAGGAAACTTTATGGACCAAGACCGTCAGCTTCTCCAAAACCTTGTGTCCTTTTACCTtacctccccttcctcctcctcctcctcctcttcttcttcgtcctcctcctcctctccgtcctcTTCCGTGCAGTCCCTCTCCCGTCACAGGggagcagtggcagcagcagcagcagcagcaggtttcccCCCTCcgctttcctcctcctcaccctcatcttcatcctcctcctccttcttcccgGAGCTGGACTTCCCTCTGGACTACGGCGAAGACTACGTCTCCCAGATGTCCCAGCTcagcaagcagcagcagcaggagaagacaCAGAAGGATTACAACACCCCATCAGGACTGGATG AGCACTCTCTGCAGAGACTGGCTCTGCTGCTCGATCACTACGGCCTGGACATGAAGGATCTGTCCCCCGAGCAGAAAGACAACGTGCCTGCCGctctgaagcagctgcagctggacaGCTCCTACgcccacaaacaaaccaaag ATAAATATGGAAACGATGGCACAGGAAGCGAG ATCACAGAGGGTTCAGTGGGCCAAAAGATGGTCGCTCCCGAGGCTCATCCCTCCACCGTCAAGTCCCCCAAAGCAGAGGGGCCCCAGACAGAGATGTCCCCTGCTGCGGCATCCAACCAGGACAAAGTGGGGAAGAAGGAACTGGCAGCCAAGGCAGAGGAGTACGGCTACATCGTCACCAACCAGAG CCCCCTCAGTCTGAACGACGGGGTGCGACTGCTGGAGCGGCTGTCGGAGAGGATGGGCCTCTCCACCGGCTCCTTCATCAACATCAG CGTCGTCGGACCTGCCATCACCTTCAGGATCCGGCCCAACTCCAAGAACCTGACAGCTGGAGACATGGCAAAGAGCGCAG TTGCAGAGAAGAACTTCCTGGAGTCAGAGACGGGCCTGAAGGTGCTACAGGGCGGCGTCGGAGAG AGGAATGATGGGAAAGCATTGCCCCTGGCTACCCGAGTCCAGCCCGGGTCCCGCTGGGTGTTCGCCACGCTGGTGGCCATGGCCTGCATGGGCAGCATCCTGGTGGCGACCATGACCATCGCCTGCCTGCGCCACCACGCCCACCGACTGGCGGCGAAGAAGCTCGGCCTGGGACCAGAGGGAGGAAGCTTCAGCCACCAGGAGTACCAG GACCTGTGTCGCCAGCACATGGCCTCCAAAGGTGCCTTCGGACGCTTGGAAGCTGCCGCCCTGGGCGCCGTTGGGGGAGCAAGTGGAGGAGGCGCAGGATCAGCCGGTGTTGGGGCAGGAGCGGGAGGAGCAGTGGGCTCTGGCGGCGCGGACTCGAGGGTGAGCAGCGTGTCATCCCAGTTCAGCGACGGAGCCCAGCCCAGTCCCGGCTCCCACAGCAGCACGCCGTCATGGTGCGAGGAGCCGGCACAGGCCAACATGGACATCTCCACGGGTCACATGATACTG GCCTACATGGAGGACCACCTGAGGAACAAGGACCGTCTGATGAAGGAGTGGGAGGCTCTGTGTTCCTACACGGCGGAGCCCAGCATCGTCTCTGCGGCTCAGAGCGACGCCAACACCAAGAAGAACCGCTGCCCCGACTCTGTGCCCT ATGATCACTCCAGGGTCAAACTGAAAGAGATCAACCCCTCGCGGTCCGACTACATCAACGCCAGCACCATA ATTGAGCACGACCCACGGATGCCGGCCTACATCGCCACCCAGGGCCCCCTGTCGCACACCATCTCTGACTTCTGGCAG ATGGTCTGGGAGAACGGCTGCACCGTGATCGTGATGATGACGGCTCTGGTGGAAGACGGAGAGAAACAGTGTGACCGCTACTGGCCTGATGAAGGCTCGTCCCTCTACCACATCTATGAG GTGAACTTGGTGTCGGAACACATCTGGTGCAACGACTTCTTGGTGAGAAGTTTCTACCTGAAGAACGTGCAGACCCAGGAGACCAGGACGCTCACCCAGTTCCACTTCCTCAGCTGGCCCGCTCAGGGCATCCCCACCTCCACGCGGCCCCTGCTGGACTTCCGCAG GAAAGTGAATAAGTGCTACAGGGGACGATCCTGCCCCATCATCGTGCACTGCAG TGACGGTATAGGCCGGACTGGGACCTACATCCTGATTGACATGGTTCTGAATCGCATGGCCAAAG GGGTGAAAGAGATCGACATCGCTGCGACACTGGAGCACGTCCGCGACCAGAGGCCTGGGATGGTTCGCACCAAG GACCAGTTTGAGTTCGCACTGACCGCCGTCGCAGAGGAGGTCAACGCCATCCTCAAAGCTCTGCCCCAGTGA
- the LOC109640202 gene encoding receptor-type tyrosine-protein phosphatase-like N isoform X3 — protein sequence MRSPRLWAALCLLLTASCRLCAAARHGCLFEKRLCPRDLLCNDDGLFGQCHAPHQEPVQYQVSVPVLHKLQEVLKDLMVQGLTWRDEITQAIISRELSHVPTIGSSSKVPEKASKQASRLSGSTQQRVQGPEEPADPEMMQQVVDYMILDPSQSSVHMQTPLLDPYTYHQQQYGYQEEEERSLNSLDDNPAFPLVASRPRSRGNFMDQDRQLLQNLVSFYLTSPSSSSSSSSSSSSSSSPSSSVQSLSRHRGAVAAAAAAAGFPPPLSSSSPSSSSSSSFFPELDFPLDYGEDYVSQMSQLSKQQQQEKTQKDYNTPSGLDEHSLQRLALLLDHYGLDMKDLSPEQKDNVPAALKQLQLDSSYAHKQTKDKYGNDGTGSEITEGSVGQKMVAPEAHPSTVKSPKAEGPQTEMSPAAASNQDKVGKKELAAKAEEYGYIVTNQSPLSLNDGVRLLERLSERMGLSTGSFINISVVGPAITFRIRPNSKNLTAGDMAKSAVAEKNFLESETGLKVLQGGVGERNDGKALPLATRVQPGSRWVFATLVAMACMGSILVATMTIACLRHHAHRLAAKKLGLGPEGGSFSHQEYQHMASKGAFGRLEAAALGAVGGASGGGAGSAGVGAGAGGAVGSGGADSRVSSVSSQFSDGAQPSPGSHSSTPSWCEEPAQANMDISTGHMILAYMEDHLRNKDRLMKEWEALCSYTAEPSIVSAAQSDANTKKNRCPDSVPYDHSRVKLKEINPSRSDYINASTIIEHDPRMPAYIATQGPLSHTISDFWQMVWENGCTVIVMMTALVEDGEKQCDRYWPDEGSSLYHIYEVNLVSEHIWCNDFLVRSFYLKNVQTQETRTLTQFHFLSWPAQGIPTSTRPLLDFRRKVNKCYRGRSCPIIVHCSDGIGRTGTYILIDMVLNRMAKGVKEIDIAATLEHVRDQRPGMVRTKDQFEFALTAVAEEVNAILKALPQ from the exons ATGAGGTCTCCGCGGCTCTGGGCGGCTCTGTGCCTCCTCCTCACCGCCTCCTGCCGGCTGTGCGCGGCCGCCCGACACG GTTGCTTGTTTGAGAAGAGGCTCTGTCCCAGAGATCTGCTGTGCAACGATG ATGGTTTGTTCGGACAGTGCCACGCTCCTCATCAGGAGCCCGTCCAGTACCAGGTGTCTGTTCCAGTCCTGCAcaaactccaggaagtcctcaAAGACCTAATGGTGCAAG GTCTGACGTGGAGGGATGAAATCACGCAGGCAATCATTAGCCGAGAGCTGAGTCACGTTCCCACCATCGGCTCCTCCTCTAAAGTTCCAGAGAAAGCATCCAAACA GGCCTCCAGACTGTCGGGCTCCACTCAGCAGAGGGTTCAGGGGCCCGAGGAACCAGCCGACCCTGAGATGATGCAACAGGTTGTGGACTACATGATCCTGGATCCCTCCCAGTCCTCCGTGCACATGCAGACGCCCCTGCTGGACCCGTACACCTACCACCAG cagcagtaTGGTTaccaagaggaggaggaacgcTCCCTCAACTCTCTGGATGATAATCCAGCCTTCCCACTTGTCGCCTCTCGCCCCAGATCCAGAGGAAACTTTATGGACCAAGACCGTCAGCTTCTCCAAAACCTTGTGTCCTTTTACCTtacctccccttcctcctcctcctcctcctcttcttcttcgtcctcctcctcctctccgtcctcTTCCGTGCAGTCCCTCTCCCGTCACAGGggagcagtggcagcagcagcagcagcagcaggtttcccCCCTCcgctttcctcctcctcaccctcatcttcatcctcctcctccttcttcccgGAGCTGGACTTCCCTCTGGACTACGGCGAAGACTACGTCTCCCAGATGTCCCAGCTcagcaagcagcagcagcaggagaagacaCAGAAGGATTACAACACCCCATCAGGACTGGATG AGCACTCTCTGCAGAGACTGGCTCTGCTGCTCGATCACTACGGCCTGGACATGAAGGATCTGTCCCCCGAGCAGAAAGACAACGTGCCTGCCGctctgaagcagctgcagctggacaGCTCCTACgcccacaaacaaaccaaag ATAAATATGGAAACGATGGCACAGGAAGCGAG ATCACAGAGGGTTCAGTGGGCCAAAAGATGGTCGCTCCCGAGGCTCATCCCTCCACCGTCAAGTCCCCCAAAGCAGAGGGGCCCCAGACAGAGATGTCCCCTGCTGCGGCATCCAACCAGGACAAAGTGGGGAAGAAGGAACTGGCAGCCAAGGCAGAGGAGTACGGCTACATCGTCACCAACCAGAG CCCCCTCAGTCTGAACGACGGGGTGCGACTGCTGGAGCGGCTGTCGGAGAGGATGGGCCTCTCCACCGGCTCCTTCATCAACATCAG CGTCGTCGGACCTGCCATCACCTTCAGGATCCGGCCCAACTCCAAGAACCTGACAGCTGGAGACATGGCAAAGAGCGCAG TTGCAGAGAAGAACTTCCTGGAGTCAGAGACGGGCCTGAAGGTGCTACAGGGCGGCGTCGGAGAG AGGAATGATGGGAAAGCATTGCCCCTGGCTACCCGAGTCCAGCCCGGGTCCCGCTGGGTGTTCGCCACGCTGGTGGCCATGGCCTGCATGGGCAGCATCCTGGTGGCGACCATGACCATCGCCTGCCTGCGCCACCACGCCCACCGACTGGCGGCGAAGAAGCTCGGCCTGGGACCAGAGGGAGGAAGCTTCAGCCACCAGGAGTACCAG CACATGGCCTCCAAAGGTGCCTTCGGACGCTTGGAAGCTGCCGCCCTGGGCGCCGTTGGGGGAGCAAGTGGAGGAGGCGCAGGATCAGCCGGTGTTGGGGCAGGAGCGGGAGGAGCAGTGGGCTCTGGCGGCGCGGACTCGAGGGTGAGCAGCGTGTCATCCCAGTTCAGCGACGGAGCCCAGCCCAGTCCCGGCTCCCACAGCAGCACGCCGTCATGGTGCGAGGAGCCGGCACAGGCCAACATGGACATCTCCACGGGTCACATGATACTG GCCTACATGGAGGACCACCTGAGGAACAAGGACCGTCTGATGAAGGAGTGGGAGGCTCTGTGTTCCTACACGGCGGAGCCCAGCATCGTCTCTGCGGCTCAGAGCGACGCCAACACCAAGAAGAACCGCTGCCCCGACTCTGTGCCCT ATGATCACTCCAGGGTCAAACTGAAAGAGATCAACCCCTCGCGGTCCGACTACATCAACGCCAGCACCATA ATTGAGCACGACCCACGGATGCCGGCCTACATCGCCACCCAGGGCCCCCTGTCGCACACCATCTCTGACTTCTGGCAG ATGGTCTGGGAGAACGGCTGCACCGTGATCGTGATGATGACGGCTCTGGTGGAAGACGGAGAGAAACAGTGTGACCGCTACTGGCCTGATGAAGGCTCGTCCCTCTACCACATCTATGAG GTGAACTTGGTGTCGGAACACATCTGGTGCAACGACTTCTTGGTGAGAAGTTTCTACCTGAAGAACGTGCAGACCCAGGAGACCAGGACGCTCACCCAGTTCCACTTCCTCAGCTGGCCCGCTCAGGGCATCCCCACCTCCACGCGGCCCCTGCTGGACTTCCGCAG GAAAGTGAATAAGTGCTACAGGGGACGATCCTGCCCCATCATCGTGCACTGCAG TGACGGTATAGGCCGGACTGGGACCTACATCCTGATTGACATGGTTCTGAATCGCATGGCCAAAG GGGTGAAAGAGATCGACATCGCTGCGACACTGGAGCACGTCCGCGACCAGAGGCCTGGGATGGTTCGCACCAAG GACCAGTTTGAGTTCGCACTGACCGCCGTCGCAGAGGAGGTCAACGCCATCCTCAAAGCTCTGCCCCAGTGA